The following are encoded in a window of Oncorhynchus mykiss isolate Arlee chromosome 31, USDA_OmykA_1.1, whole genome shotgun sequence genomic DNA:
- the LOC110504422 gene encoding protocadherin beta-16-like, which translates to MDIFGRTGAGEALKSAGWGLRWQVRVSILLVCVLSAVNGQIRYSIPEEMRKGLFVGDVAKDLGLDIKRLISGRAQLVIDGNNQYVELNPNKGHLVVKEKIDREKLCGQKSPCSFSLEIVLENPLELFSITIEIQDINDHAPAFSKKELNLEISESAPIGTVFLLDSAADPDVGINSLHSYSLKPTDHFVIKQHSRADGSKYAEMVLQSGLDREKQSEHSLILTAVDGGDPQRTGNVKIHITVLDANDNAPIFTESLYKATVIEHSLGGTAVAKVSAIDADQGYNGNVTYSFTHMEEGTPPLFNIDPYTGEIKVTGAIDYETVQNYEIHIQAKDPWGLTSVSKLIIDILDVNDNTPIITMTSFSGKIAEDAIPGTVVALISVQDVDSGKNGQVRLNINENIPFKIKTSLRNYYTLVTEKGLDREKVSSYNITLIATDEGLPPLSSMNTVVLDITDVNDNAPAFSKNVYSAYVMENNSPRVSVVAIQATDPDRGQNALISYYLIDSELNGNPVSTYFSINSENGVIHSVRSLDYEQVKEFKIHVKAQDGGSPPLSSNTTVLIYVKDQNDNAPQVLYPVQTSSSLVAEMVPRSADVGYLVTKVVAVDVDSGQNAWLSYKLQKATDRALFEVGLQNGEIRTIRQVTDKDAMKQRLTVVVEDNGQPSRSATVNVNVAVADSFPEVLSEFTDFTHDKEYNDNLTFYLVLALAVVSFLFISCLLVIISVKIYRWRQSRVLYHSSLPVIPYYPPRYADTLGTGTLQHVYNYEVCRTTDSRKRDCKFVRPCSQNVLIMDPSSTGTMQQMQSENNILDEPDSPLEVDVLVHVKRGLCSFCRAFAVFGL; encoded by the exons ATGGATATTTTTGGGAGAACGGGCGCAGGAGAGGCTTTGAAGAGCGCAGGCTGGGGTTTGAGATGGCAAGTGCGAGTCTCCATTTTGCTTGTCTGCGTACTGAGTGCGGTGAATGGACAGATTCGATATTCTATACCAGAGGAGATGAGAAAGGGCTTGTTTGTAGGAGATGTGGCGAAAGACCTTGGTTTGGACATAAAGAGACTTATTTCAGGTCGGGCGCAGTTAGTTATAGACGGTAATAACCAATATGTAGAGCTGAATCCGAACAAAGGACATTTGGTTGTGAAAGAAAAGATTGACAGGGAGAAACTGTGCGGTCAGAAATCTCCGTGTAGTTTCAGTCTAGAGATTGTCTTAGAAAATCCGCTTGAATTATTTTCGATTACTATCGAAATTCAAGACATAAACGACCATGCCCCAGCGTTTTCGAAGAAAGAACTTAATTTAGAAATCAGTGAATCTGCACCTATAGGGACCGTGTTCTTGCTAGACAGTGCCGCGGACCCTGACGTAGGTATCAACTCCCTTCACAGCTATTCTCTAAAACCAACTGATCATTTTGTTATCAAACAGCATAGTCGAGCCGACGGCAGTAAATACGCAGAGATGGTGTTGCAGTCTGGACTTGACCGTGAAAAACAGAGCGAACACTCCCTGATACTAACTGCAGTCGATGGTGGGGACCCACAGAGAACTGGAAACGTTAAGATACATATTACTGTTCTAGACGCAAACGACAATGCACCTATATTTACTGAGTCTTTGTACAAAGCCACTGTTATAGAACACTCGCTGGGAGGCACAGCTGTAGCAAAAGTAAGTGCCATCGATGCAGATCAAGGGTATAACGGAAATGTGACGTATTCCTTCACACATATGGAAGAGGGTACCCCGCCCTTGTTCAATATAGACCCCTATACCGGGGAGATAAAAGTAACTGGTGCCATAGATTACGAAACTGTTCAGAATTACGAGATACACATTCAAGCTAAAGACCCATGGGGTCTGACAAGTGTGAGTAAATTAATTATTGATATCCTAGACGTGAATGACAACACTCCGATCATAACCATGACATCGTTTTCGGGTAAAATCGCAGAAGATGCTATCCCTGGTACAGTTGTGGCATTGATAAGTGTCCAGGATGTAGACTCTGGTAAAAACGGACAGGTGCGTTTAAACATCAACGAAAATATCCCTTTTAAGATAAAGACGTCTCTTAGAAACTACTACACATTGGTAACTGAGAAGGGCTTAGACCGGGAGAAAGTTTCTAGCTACAACATTACCCTCATTGCCACCGATGAAGGTTTACCTCCGTTATCAAGCATGAACACTGTCGTTTTAGACATCACTGATGTTAATGACAACGCACCAGCTTTTAGTAAAAATGTGTATAGCGCGTACGTTATGGAAAACAATTCTCCCCGCGTTTCAGTGGTTGCTATTCAAGCGACGGATCCAGATAGGGGTCAAAACGCACTTATATCTTACTATCTAATTGACAGTGAGCTAAACGGAAACCCAGTCTCCACCTATTTCTCAATTAACTCTGAGAACGGTGTAATTCATTCAGTGCGCTCACTGGATTATGAACAGGTTAAGGAGTTCAAAATACACGTCAAAGCTCAAGACGGAGGCTCGCCACCGCTTAGCAGTAATACAACTGTTCTGATATATGTTAAAGATCAGAACGACAACGCGCCTCAGGTTCTGTACCCAGTACAGACTAGCAGCTCTCTGGTGGCTGAAATGGTGCCTCGTTCAGCAGATGTGGGCTATCTTGTCACTAAAGTGGTGGCTGTTGATGTGGACTCTGGACAGAATGCCTGGCTCTCGTATAAACTGCAGAAAGCGACAGACAGGGCGCTGTTTGAAGTGGGCTTACAGAATGGAGAAATAAGAACTATACGCCAAGTCACTGATAAAGATGCTATGAAACAAAGGCTCACTGTTGTAGTGGAGGACAACGGGCAGCCCTCTCGTTCAGCTACAGTCAATGTTAACGTGGCGGTGGCGGACAGCTTCCCTGAAGTGCTCTCGGAGTTCACTGACTTTACGCACGACAAGGAGTACAATGACAACCTGACTTTTTACTTAGTCTTGGCTTTAGCTGTAGTTTCATTTCTGTTCATCAGTTGTTTATTGGTTATTATATCAGTGAAAATATACAGATGGAGACAATCTCGCGTCCTCTATCATTCCAGTCTCCCGGTTATTCCGTATTATCCACCGCGTTACGCAGACACTTTGGGGACAGGAACTCTACAGCACGTGTACAATTACGAGGTGTGCAGGACGACTGACTCCAGAAAGAGAGACTGTAAGTTCGTCAGACCCTGTAGTCAGAACGTACTGATAATGGACCCCAGTTCTACAGGGACGATGCAGCAGATGCAGAGTGAAAATAACATCCTGGATGAACCAGACTCTCCACTAGAG GTTGACGTTTTGGTGCATGTGAAACGTGGATTGTGTAGTTTCTGCAGAGCGTTTGCGGTGTTTGGACTCTGA